DNA from bacterium:
CTACCCCATAATCCAGGAGAAAATCTGTGACCTGATCATATATTTGGTCTATTATCCGGCGATCTCTTTCTCTCAGGACCAGGAGCAAATCATAGTCCGAATAAGGGGCCGCTATTCCCTTGGCCCTGGATCCAAACAAGATAATCTTCAGAATATCAGACCCAAAATCGCTAATCAATCTTTCGGT
Protein-coding regions in this window:
- a CDS encoding nucleotidyltransferase domain-containing protein, translating into MEDKILDNFTERLISDFGSDILKIILFGSRAKGIAAPYSDYDLLLVLRERDRRIIDQIYDQVTDFLLDYGVDISLKIYSEEDFEKKLLMRIPFIMEVTKTGKLLWTKQ